One part of the Pithys albifrons albifrons isolate INPA30051 chromosome 21, PitAlb_v1, whole genome shotgun sequence genome encodes these proteins:
- the SEZ6 gene encoding seizure protein 6 homolog isoform X1 — MGPPPALLLPLLAALLRAPAHGFNGLARKAGESAEVEPTVLPTPAEREAEAHFVSTAPTLKILNHHPLLEDLLHEAFLKKDYLAQAPFLPAGAGPLLPSTALQSAPGPPAPKPSPHTPALPRPVFPTDPLTTPAGRPGPWGEAWGALRGADPSWSPPGVPESGTESSSQAPTTTNTSLAPRTGAAVVPGDEEGTTTTSTITTTTVTTLQGPAPCNRTLAGPEGWLVSPEPAGAPYDGSLDCTYTISVYPGYGVELKVENISLAEGETLTVESTGGLEPILLANESFLLRGQVIRSPANLLTLRFQSPRPPSPGSYHFHYQAYLLSCPFPARPAFGEVSVSSLHPGGDARFRCTTGYQLQGARRLLCRNATRPFWSAREPLCLAACGGVVRNATVGRIVSPGFPGNYSNNLTCHWLLEAPDGHRLHLHFEKVSLAEDDDRLIIRNGNNVEAPPVYDSYEVEYLPIEGLLSTGRHFFVELTTDSSGAAAGMALRYEAFEQGHCYEPFVKYGNFTASDPRYPVGTTVEFSCDPGYTLEQGSTIIECVDPSDPQWNETEPACRAVCSGELTDTAGVVLSPNWPEAYGKGQDCIWGLHVEEDKRIMLDVRVLRLGSGDMLTFYDGDDLTARILGQYTGARGRFKLYASTADVTVQFQSDPGAGAFAYRQGFVIHFSEVPRNDTCPELPEIANGWKTSSQPELLHGTVVTFHCYPGYQLTGTDLLMCHWDLTWSGDLPSCERVTTCRDPGDAEHSRRVVSNPKFPVGATVQYVCDKGYILAGAGTLTCHDRAAGGPKWSDRLPKCIPETYEPCHNPGVPAGGQQTPERRLYPAGATLHFSCTAGRALLGESSLRCLPGHPSRWSGSPPICKAASYDEFYSNRNLDAVAKAVPSGTALEGTNVAIAVFLPVLVVALLIGGIYLYFSKLQGKPALQLPLAGSHPYDHITVESAFDNPTYETGSVFFAGHKRI; from the exons gCTTCAATGGGCTGGCAAGAAAGGCTGGAGAGAGCGCTGAGGTCGAGCCGACAGTGCTGCCCACTCCGGCAGAGCGGGAGGCAGAGGCTCACTTCGTGAGCACGGCACCCACCCTGAAGATCCTCAACCATCACCCACTGCTGGAGGACCTGCTGCACGAAGCATTCCTGAAGAAGGACTACCTGGCCCAGGCACCATTCCTGCCTGCTGGCGCTggccctctcctcccctccacTGCCCTTCAGTCGGCCCCtggccccccagcccccaaGCCCTCACCTcacactcctgccctgcccaggccagTCTTCCCCACTGACCCACTGACCACACCAGCAGGGCGTCCCGGGCCATGGGGGGAGGCGTGGGGGGCTCTGCGGGGTGCTGACCCCTCGTGGTCCCCCCCTGGGGTGCCGGAGTCAGGCACTGAATCCTCCAGCCAGGCACCCACCACTACCAACACATCCCTGGCACCCCGCACAGGGGCCGCTGTAGTGCctggggatgaggagggaaCCACGACCACCtccaccatcaccaccaccactgtCACCACCCTGCAGGGGCCAG CTCCCTGTAACCGGACACTGGCGGGTCCTGAGGGTTGGTTGGTGTCCCCGGAGCCAGCTGGTGCCCCCTATGATGGCAGCCTGGACTGCACCTACACCATCTCTGTTTACCCTGGCTACGGCGTGGAGCTCAAG GTGGAGAACATCAGCCTGGCAGAGGGGGAGACGCTGACAGTGGAGAGCACAGGGGGTCTGGAGCCCATCCTCCTGGCCAACGAGTCCTTCCTGCTGCGGGGCCAGGTCATCCGCAGCCCAGCCAACCTCCTCACCCTTCGCTTCCAGAGCCCCCGGCCCCCCAGCCCTGGATCCTACCACTTTCACTACCAAG CCTACCTGCTGAGCTGCCCCTTCCCGGCACGGCCGGCATTCGGGGAGGTGTCCGTCAGCAGCCTTCACCCCGGGGGGGATGCCCGTTTCCGCTGCACCACGGGGTACCAGCTGCAGGGCGCCCGCCGGCTCCTCTGCCGCAACGCCACCCGCCCCTTCTGGAGCGCCCGCGAGCCCCTCTGCCTTG CCGCGTGTGGAGGGGTAGTCCGGAATGCCACGGTGGGACGCATCGTCTCACCCGGCTTCCCTGGCAACTACAGCAACAACCTGACGTGCCACTGGCTGCTGGAGGCGCCTGATGGCCACCGCCTGCACCTCCACTTTGAGAAGGTGTCACTGGCAGAGGATGATGACAG GCTCATCATCCGCAATGGCAACAACGTGGAGGCACCGCCAGTGTACGACTCCTATGAGGTGGAGTACCTGCCCATCGAGGGGCTGCTCAGCACCGGGCGCCACTTCTTCGTGGAGCTCACGACCGACAGCAGTGGGGCTGCTGCGGGCATGGCGCTGCGCTATGAGG ccttCGAGCAGGGGCATTGCTATGAGCCCTTTGTCAAGTATGGAAACTTCACTGCCAGCGACCCTCGGTACCCCGTGGGCACCACCGTGGAGTTCAGCTGTGACCCTGGCTacacactggagcagggctCCACCATCATCGAGTGCGTCGACCCCAGTGACCCACAGTGGAACGAGACAGAACCAGCATGCCGTG CGGTGTGCAGCGGGGAGCTGACAGACACAGCCGGTGTGGTGCTGTCACCCAACTGGCCAGAGGCGTATGGCAAGGGCCAGGACTGCATCTGGGGGCTGCACGTGGAGGAGGACAAGCGCATCATGCTGGACGTCCGTGT gctGCGGCTGGGCTCGGGGGACATGCTGACCTTCTACGATGGGGACGACCTGACGGCGCGGATCCTGGGCCAGTACACGGGCGCCCGCGGCCGCTTCAAGCTCTACGCCTCCACCGCCGATGTCACCGTCCAGTTCCAGTCTGACCCCGGTGCCGGTGCCTTCGCCTATCGGCAGGGCTTTGTCATCCACTTCTCCG AGGTCCCCCGTAACGACAcctgccctgagctgccagAAATTGCCAATGGCTGGAAGACGTCCTCACAGCCAGAGCTTCTCCATGGCACCGTCGTCACCTTCCATTGCTACCCGGGCTACCAGCTGACCGGCACAGACCTCCTGATGTGCCACTGGGACCTGACGTGGAGTGGTGATCTGCCCTCCTGCGAGCGGG TGACAACCTGCCGGGAccctggggatgctgagcaCAGCCGCAGGGTGGTCTCCAACCCTAAATTCCCGGTGGGAGCCACCGTGCAGTACGTCTGCGACAAAGGCTACATCCTGGCGGGCGCTGGGACCCTCACCTGCCACGACCGTGCTGCGGGAGGGCCCAAGTGGAGTGACCGTCTCCCCAAGTGCATCC cagagACATATGAGCCCTGCCACAACCCCGGTGTGCCGGCGGGCGGGCAGCAGACCCCGGAGCGGCGGCTGTACCCGGCGGGAGCCACCCTACACTTCTCCTGCACCGCTGGCAGGGCCCTGCTGGGCGAGAGCAGCCTGCGCTGCCTGCCCGGGCACCCCTCACGCTGGAGCGGCTCCCCTCCCATCTGCAAGGCGG CCTCCTATGATGAGTTTTACAGCAACCGCAACCTGGATG CCGTAGCCAAGGCCGTGCCCTCGGGGACAGCACTGGAGGGCACCAACGTTGCCATCGCTGtcttcctgcctgtgctggtggtGGCCCTGCTCATCGGGGGCATTTATCTCTACTTCTCCAA gCTCCAGGGGaagccagccctgcagctgcccctcGCCGGCTCCCACCCCTATGACCACATCACCGTGGAGTCAGCTTTTGACAATCCCACCTATGAGACAGGA tctgttttctttgcaggaCACAAGAGAATATGA